A stretch of [Clostridium] innocuum DNA encodes these proteins:
- a CDS encoding winged helix DNA-binding protein has protein sequence MQYKQNKTLQEFDRLNRLVNELYHEIAVKQGISDSAYSILQAMLILGNGNTQTDICKYTCLNKQTVNSSVKKLKQNGLIEFHQGNGREMKIYLTSKGQNFINENILPIEQAENEVFDEMTIQEQREILRLIENYLSSFRHKIEKLQGEK, from the coding sequence ATGCAATATAAACAAAATAAAACTTTACAGGAATTTGACCGTCTAAATCGGTTAGTAAATGAACTGTATCACGAAATTGCTGTCAAACAAGGTATATCCGATAGCGCGTATTCTATATTACAAGCAATGCTGATTTTGGGAAACGGTAATACACAGACAGATATTTGTAAATATACTTGTTTAAACAAGCAAACAGTCAACTCCTCTGTAAAAAAATTAAAACAAAATGGGTTGATTGAATTTCATCAAGGAAATGGTAGAGAAATGAAAATCTATTTGACTTCTAAAGGTCAAAATTTTATAAATGAAAACATTTTGCCTATTGAACAGGCTGAAAATGAGGTTTTTGATGAAATGACGATCCAAGAACAACGGGAGATTTTGCGCTTAATTGAAAATTATTTAAGTTCTTTCCGTCATAAAATTGAAAAATTACAAGGAGAGAAATAA
- a CDS encoding response regulator transcription factor: MRLLIVEDERAIAEVMMLNLKRVGYECEYAQDGEMGVAMVEKQSYDLVLLDIMLPKINGYELMEYLAQLQIPVIFITAKGSVQDRVKGLHMGADDYLVKPFAVDELTARVENVLRRYHKSMQDIHVLDVTIHTATRLVEKENRTIALTKKEYELLLYLVQNKNIALYRDTMYEKVWHEEEFEQTRTLDLHIQRLRKKLDWHRVIQTVYKIGYMLEVKDEVQR, translated from the coding sequence ATGCGGCTTCTGATTGTTGAGGATGAACGGGCCATCGCAGAGGTGATGATGCTGAATCTGAAAAGAGTCGGCTATGAATGCGAGTATGCGCAGGATGGGGAAATGGGGGTAGCAATGGTGGAGAAACAAAGCTATGATCTGGTTCTGCTGGATATTATGCTTCCGAAAATCAATGGCTATGAACTGATGGAATATCTTGCACAGCTGCAGATTCCGGTAATTTTTATCACGGCAAAGGGCAGTGTGCAGGACCGCGTAAAGGGTCTGCATATGGGAGCGGATGATTATCTTGTGAAACCGTTTGCGGTGGATGAGCTTACAGCAAGAGTGGAAAATGTGCTGCGTCGTTATCATAAAAGTATGCAGGATATCCATGTACTGGACGTCACGATTCATACAGCGACCCGTTTGGTGGAAAAGGAGAACCGCACCATCGCTTTGACAAAAAAAGAATATGAGCTGCTGCTGTATCTGGTTCAAAATAAAAATATCGCACTGTATCGGGATACGATGTATGAAAAGGTCTGGCATGAGGAGGAGTTTGAACAGACACGCACCCTGGATTTGCATATACAGCGTCTGCGCAAGAAACTGGATTGGCACAGGGTGATTCAGACCGTGTATAAAATCGGTTATATGCTGGAGGTGAAGGATGAAGTTCAGCGATAA
- a CDS encoding HAMP domain-containing histidine kinase translates to MKFSDKLTLSSTAVIAILFSTGATFMMVQNHDHLLQSYISRNMQTHDLESFSLESKLTQDATSNLTSFGSDEKAIRSRSMYYLQQVASHMNQPQTQYALLDTKHTVLYATGEKKLFEEHSLNDPQTYRIVSYNDSRIMLVSSQITVGKFTYLLESGYDITSCFQERNRQFQTFFLTLLCVLLFSFLLLKRLSVYLSKPILKLHEASRRIASGNYEERTSIQSDDEIGELSRSFDEMAKATQQTIQQLEVNLAQREDFMSNFAHEIKTPMTAILGFADTLRTYDCDVDTKKKCADYIYTEGKRLEKLSYTLMDLLSLSGKDIQLQPVSIASVVKQLRQYYDAVSITDRLCFHCASCTVYALEELLFSALRNLIDNAIKASDADQEILVKGELCGKSYRISVTDHGIGMRKDDIQQASQPFYMADKSRARQQGGAGLGLSIVKRICDLHGSPLLITSKLHEGTVVAMLLEVIDHEN, encoded by the coding sequence ATGAAGTTCAGCGATAAGCTCACACTGAGCAGCACTGCAGTTATCGCGATTCTGTTTTCCACCGGCGCAACCTTTATGATGGTACAGAATCATGACCACCTTTTGCAATCCTATATATCCCGCAATATGCAGACGCACGATCTGGAATCCTTTTCTCTGGAATCCAAGCTGACACAGGATGCCACATCCAATCTGACCTCCTTTGGGAGTGATGAAAAGGCAATAAGAAGCCGCTCAATGTATTATCTTCAGCAGGTTGCCAGTCATATGAACCAGCCGCAAACCCAGTATGCTTTGCTGGATACAAAGCATACCGTGCTGTATGCGACAGGGGAGAAAAAGCTGTTTGAAGAGCATTCGCTGAATGACCCGCAGACCTATCGCATTGTCTCCTATAACGATTCCCGTATCATGCTGGTCAGCAGTCAGATCACCGTTGGGAAATTCACCTACCTTTTGGAAAGCGGTTATGATATCACATCCTGCTTTCAGGAGCGAAACCGGCAGTTTCAAACCTTTTTTCTCACACTGCTGTGCGTCCTGCTGTTCTCCTTTCTGCTGCTGAAGCGGCTGTCCGTCTATCTCAGCAAACCGATTCTGAAGCTGCATGAGGCAAGCCGCCGCATCGCATCCGGGAATTATGAGGAACGCACCAGTATCCAGAGTGATGATGAAATCGGAGAGCTGAGCCGCAGCTTTGATGAGATGGCAAAAGCGACCCAGCAGACCATTCAACAGCTGGAGGTAAACCTTGCACAGCGGGAGGATTTTATGAGCAATTTTGCCCATGAAATCAAGACACCGATGACGGCGATTCTCGGGTTTGCGGACACCTTGCGCACGTATGACTGTGATGTGGACACAAAGAAAAAATGTGCGGATTATATTTATACAGAGGGCAAGCGTCTGGAAAAACTGTCCTATACCCTGATGGATCTTCTATCCCTGAGCGGAAAGGACATACAGCTGCAGCCCGTTTCTATTGCCAGTGTGGTGAAGCAGCTGCGCCAATATTACGATGCTGTTTCCATTACGGATCGGCTTTGCTTCCATTGTGCTTCCTGTACGGTGTATGCGCTGGAGGAGCTACTCTTCAGTGCCCTGCGCAATCTGATCGATAATGCCATCAAGGCATCCGACGCCGATCAGGAAATATTAGTAAAGGGAGAGCTGTGCGGGAAGAGCTATCGCATATCGGTAACGGATCATGGAATTGGTATGCGGAAAGATGATATCCAGCAGGCATCCCAGCCGTTTTATATGGCGGATAAGTCAAGAGCCCGGCAACAGGGCGGTGCAGGTCTTGGCCTGAGTATCGTCAAGCGAATCTGCGATCTGCATGGCAGTCCCCTGCTGATTACCAGTAAACTGCATGAGGGAACGGTTGTTGCGATGCTGCTGGAGGTGATCGATCATGAAAACTAG